The following are encoded in a window of Diorhabda sublineata isolate icDioSubl1.1 chromosome 5, icDioSubl1.1, whole genome shotgun sequence genomic DNA:
- the LOC130444684 gene encoding uncharacterized protein LOC130444684, with product MFGVRLVVVVLILATSQASNTPNSSAVEVLQDIYYSCIQDFSFSCAKPKALHWFNDVVENEKIKITDNLVLVKKKNDEDIEARGFSNDIFERFEDFLQSHDLVMSAPEFLPRSLDTKDIRVPLAVTGRSSKIVKKVIIPFLLGLKFKAALLVPLALALIALKTWKALTLGLLSLVLTGALIIFKFTKSKVNYEVIHVPQHIEHHVEHPPESSGWEHPGYGRQLNANEMAYNAYLR from the exons ATGTTTGGTGTTCGATTAGTGGTGGTTGTTTTAATTTTAGCGACTAGTCAAGCCTCAAATACTCCGAATTCTTCAGCAGTGGAAGTTTTACaggatatttattatagttgcatacaggacttttcattTAGCTGTGCTAAACCAAAAGCTTTACATTGGTTCAACGATGTAGTCGAAAATGAAAAGATCAAAATAACTGATAATTTGGTActtgttaaaaagaaaaatgatgaagataTTGAA GCGCGAGGTTTTTCCAATGATATCTTCGAAAGATTCGAAGATTTCTTACAATCACACGATCTTGTGATGTCTGCACCTGAATTCCTACCGAGGTCCTTGGACACCAAAGATATCAGAGTTCCTCTTGCAGTTACAG GACGTTCGTCAAAGATTGTCAAGAAAGTCATTATCCCTTTCCTATTGGGTCTTAAATTTAAAGCAGCTCTCCTAGTGCCTCTTGCCTTAGCGTTAATTGCACTGAAGACATGGAAAGCTTTAACTTTAGGTCTACTATCGTTGGTATTGACAGGagctttaattatttttaaatttaccaaATCAAAG gTGAACTATGAAGTTATTCATGTACCACAACATATTGAACATCATGTAGAGCATCCTCCTGAATCTTCGGGCTGGGAACATCCAGGTTATGGAAGACAATTGAACGCGAATGAGATGGCATACAACGCATACCtgagataa